Proteins encoded in a region of the Quercus lobata isolate SW786 chromosome 8, ValleyOak3.0 Primary Assembly, whole genome shotgun sequence genome:
- the LOC115955133 gene encoding TMV resistance protein N-like, translated as MALQINNRASSSFTPQFIYDVFLCFRGEDTRYNFTSHLYQALCDKGFNTFIDNGLQRGEEISTKLLKAIELSMILIVVFSENYASSSWCLDELVKILECRNNRQLVLPIFYKVDPSEIRKQKGKFGVALTQHEENLKDSLEKVQRWRTALTKVTELSGLYYKEGYIESETQFIQRIIKEILGTKLNRTQLFVTKHPVGIDSRVDAIELLLDMKSNDVRMVGIHGLGGVGKTTIAKAIYNRIANCFELSCFLEDVKEKSGTNDDIIKLQEMLLSKISWGTYVKVDSVPKGIIMIKERFCRTRLLLILDNVDELEVMVNLLGECNWFALGSRVIITTRDKQVLNTLGKDHQIYELKELNQSESHELFNLHAFQKIEPKKDYSEVAEQIIHYANGLPLALKIIGSDLCGKSICEWKSALEKYKNIPHEKIQEKLKISYDGLGKIEKDIFLDIACFFKGFDRSYVANILDACKLYPGYGIGKLINKCLITVGQSGNLWMHDLLQQMGREIVQQESEELGKRSRIWCFEDAYEILTTNMGSSKIRGIMCCSPQPITIPIEAKAFEKMKYLKFLMVRNVRICEELKYLPNGLILLQWPEFPFSLPSKYNPQQLVALEMPRSLIRLETTFKLGIQLKYLTYINLKRCESITELPELCAPSLEQLDLSYCQNLVKVHETVGILDKLRIWKLQGCGKLQILPNNLRLKSLEEFLLMDCLRLEKLPNIHPKMKCLRDLNLRGSGIRELPSSIKCLTALRFLDVKDCENLRYLPDDIYKLQLLIGLSIPTAKLRQTCDYLDSFSSYGFLMLDTVSFRGNKNIIELDFLMKPEYFPVLKSLDLSKTNIVSIPESLSRFTTLQSLDMAKCKQLQEIPRLPQSVQVVVARNCCSLNPQSSSRLLNQIGEFLGIFPNKGCKGTRSRILMDPQTSSTEILDEVRRYRSVLPDTGSKPEDDYFGIVLPGTEIPKWLNLNHESDGNVISFWVGRTFPNIIDVCFAFGPLKYPRMPSCTVYLSINGCENENISYTDEFSDHLMILSLPNKKFQIQLNKSKPSELNYVELTCEMEDWVKNHPRRWGVRVECICCSRNSDVFQLPSPSATHSCGSSSVPHLPTSSCGTDMDQWAFNNGGDSRHRPRRNHRPPPYARRPQKHYLSHFGWLRIRFRLWKRSSRPTRIPTATLKLEWEEIDPRKWKS; from the exons ATGGCTCTCCAAATCAACAACAGagcctcttcttctttcactccCCAATTTATCTATGATGTTTTCTTATGTTTCAGAGGTGAAGATACCCGCTATAATTTTACAAGTCATTTATATCAAGCTTTATGTGATAAGGGTTTTAACACCTTTATCGATAATGGCCTTCAGAGAGGAGAAGAGATTTCAACAAAACTTCTTAAGGCTATTGAATTGTCAATGATTTTGATTGTTGTGTTCTCTGAAAATTATGCATCTTCTAGTTGGTGCTTAGATGAGCTAGTAAAGATTCTTGAGTGTAGAAATAATAGACAATTAGTTCTACCTATATTTTACAAAGTAGATCCATCAGAAATACGTAAACAAAAGGGAAAGTTTGGAGTAGCGTTAACTCaacatgaagaaaatttaaagGATAGCTTGGAGAAGGTTCAAAGGTGGAGGACAGCTTTGACTAAAGTGACTGAATTGTCTGGGTTGTATTACAAGGAGGG CTATATTGAATCTGAAACTCAATTTATCCAGAGAATTATTAAAGAGATATTAGGTACTAAATTGAATCGCACTCAGTTATTTGTTACTAAACATCCAGTTGGAATAGATTCTCGTGTGGATGCTATAGAATTGCTTTTAGATATGAAGTCAAATGATGTTCGCATGGTAGGGATTCATGGTCTTGGAGGAGTAGGTAAGACTACAATTGCAAAGGCTATTTATAATAGAATCGCTAATTGTTTTGAATTGAGTTGCTTTCTAGAGGACGTCAAAGAAAAGTCGGGAACAAATGATGACATAATCAAACTACAAGAGATGCTTCTTTCTAAGATCTCATGGGGCACATATGTAAAGGTAGACAGCGTACCCAAaggaattattatgataaagGAAAGATTTTGTCGTACAAGACTTCTTTTAATTCTTGACAATGTGGATGAGTTAGAAGTGATGGTAAATTTGCTTGGAGAATGTAATTGGTTTGCTTTAGGAAGTAGAGTCATTATAACAACAAGAGACAAACAGGTGCTAAACACTCTTGGAAAAGATCATCAAATTTATGAGCTTAAGGAATTAAATCAATCTGAATCTCATGAACTCTTCAATCTACATGCCTTCCAAAAAATTGAACCTAAGAAAGATTATTCAGAAGTTGCAGAGCAAATCATACATTATGCCAATGGCCTCCCATTAGCTCTTAAAATAATAGGTTCTGATTTGTGTGGAAAAAGTATATGTGAATGGAAAAGTGCATTAGAAAAGTATAAAAACATCCCTCAcgaaaaaattcaagaaaagctCAAAATAAGTTATGATGGACTTGGAAAGATCGAAAAggatatttttttggatattgcatgtttctttaaGGGATTCGATAGGAGTTACGTAGCGAATATATTAGACGCTTGTAAATTATATCCAGGTTATGGAATTGGAAAACTTATCAATAAGTGTCTCATAACTGTTGGTCAATCTGGCAATTTGTGGATGCATGACTTGCTTCAACAAATGGGGAGAGAAATTGTTCAACAAGAATCAGAAGAGCTTGGAAAACGTAGTAGgatatggtgttttgaggatGCTTATGAAATACTTACTACAAATATG GGATCAAGTAAAATTCGAGGCATTATGTGCTGCTCACCTCAACCGATAACGATACCAATAGAAGCTAAAGCTTTTGAAAAGATGAAATATCTCAAATTTCTTATGGTTCGTAATGTACGCATTTGTGAAGAACTCAAATATCTCCCTAACGGGTTAATTTTGCTTCAATGGCCTGAATTTCCATTTTCCTTGCCATCCAAATATAATCCTCAACAACTTGTTGCACTTGAGATGCCACGTAGTCTTATTAGATTGGAGACAACATTCAAATTG GGAATCCAGCtaaaatatttaacatatatCAATTTGAAGAGGTGTGAGTCCATTACAGAATTACCTGAGTTGTGTGCCCCAAGCTTAGAACAATTGGATCTTTCCTATTGTCAAAATTTAGTTAAGGTTCATGAGACTGTTGGAATTCTTGATAAGCTTCGGATATGGAAACTCCAAGGTTGTGGTaaacttcaaattcttccaAACAACCTCAGGTTAAAATCTCTTGAGGAGTTTCTTCTTATGGACTGCTTGAGGCTTGAGAAGTTGCCTAATATTCATCCAAAAATGAAATGTTTAAGGGATTTAAATTTACGTGGGAGTGGTATTCGAGAGTTGCCTTCATCAATCAAGTGTCTCACTGCGCTTCGTTTCTTAGACGTAAAGGATTGTGAAAACCTTAGGTATCTTCCTGATGACATCTATAAATTGCAACTTCTTATTGGACTATCTATTCCCACCGCCAAATTGAGACAGACATGCGATTATTTGGATAGCTTTTCCAGTTATGGGTTTTTGATGTTGGATACCGTGAGTTTCAGGggcaataaaaatataattgaattaGATTTTTTGATGAAACCCGAGTACTTCCCCGTATTGAAAAGTCTAGATCTATCTAAAACTAATATTGTTAGCATCCCCGAAAGCCTTAGCAGATTTACTACATTACAGTCACTTGATATGGCAAAATGCAAGCAGCTTCAGGAAATTCCAAGGCTTCCACAATCTGTACAAGTTGTGGTTGCACGCAATTGCTGTTCGTTGAATCCACAATCGTCAAGCAGATTATTGAATCAG ATTGGAGAATTTTTAGGGATTTTTCCAAATAAAGGTTGCAAGGGAACAAGAAGCAGGATATTAATGGATCCACAAACATCATCAACCGAAATACTGGATGAGGTTCGTCGCTATCGCTCGGTTTTGCCTGACACGGGCTCTAAACCTGAAGATGATTATTTTGGAATTGTACTACCAGGAACTGAGATTCCAAAGTGGTTGAACTTAAACCATGAGAGTGATGGAAATGTCATATCATTTTGGGTTGGTCGCACATTTCCAAATATAATTGATGTCTGTTTTGCTTTTGGACCGCTGAAATATCCACGGATGCCTTCTTGTACTGTTTACCTTTCCATCAATGGTTGTGAAAATGAGAACATTAGTTATACAGATGAATTCTCCGACCATCTGATGATACTTTCTTTACCTAATAAGAAATTTCAGATCCAATTGAATAAGTCAAAACCATCTGAATTAAATTACGTTGAGTTAACATGTGAAATGGAGGATTGGGTTAAAAACCATCCAAGAAGGTGGGGGGTTCGTGTAGAGTGCATCTGTTGTTCCCGAAATTCTGATGTTTTTCAATTGCCGAGTCCAAGTGCTACGCATAGTTGTGGGTCTTCCTCAGTCCCTCATTTACCCACTTCTAGTTGTGGCACTGATATGGATCAATGGGCTTTCAATAATGGAGGAGATTCTAGACATCGGCCAAGAAGAAACCATCGACCACCACCCTATGCCAGACGTCCCCAAAAACACTACCTGTCCCACTTCGGATGGCTTCGAATCCGATTCCGTCTCTGGAAACGGAGCTCTCGTCCAACCCGAATTCCAACTGCAACGCTCAAGTTGGAATGGGAAGAGATAGATCCCAG AAAGTGGAAAAGCTGA